Proteins encoded within one genomic window of Rossellomorea vietnamensis:
- a CDS encoding anti-repressor SinI family protein, with the protein MGNKELDQEWVELVKEALEAGISKQQIREYLQKQSQEVKAGYKVI; encoded by the coding sequence TTGGGGAATAAAGAATTGGACCAAGAATGGGTTGAGCTAGTCAAAGAAGCCTTGGAAGCAGGAATATCTAAGCAACAAATCAGGGAATATTTACAAAAGCAATCCCAGGAAGTAAAGGCCGGATACAAAGTGATCTAA
- a CDS encoding helix-turn-helix domain-containing protein, translating to MIGERVKKYRQEKRMSMTELAEKAGVAKSYLSSIERNLQQNPSIQFLEKVSAALGIPMDALLYDQPDDQNIDHEWMKIAEEAMDSGITKEQFREFIEFNKWKLGNK from the coding sequence ATGATTGGAGAGAGAGTGAAGAAATACAGACAAGAAAAAAGGATGTCCATGACGGAGCTCGCCGAAAAAGCAGGCGTAGCGAAGTCCTATTTGAGTTCAATTGAACGTAACCTTCAACAAAACCCTTCCATTCAGTTTCTGGAGAAAGTATCCGCTGCTTTAGGTATCCCAATGGATGCTTTATTGTACGATCAACCCGATGATCAAAACATTGATCACGAGTGGATGAAAATTGCAGAAGAAGCGATGGACTCAGGAATCACCAAGGAACAGTTCCGGGAGTTCATTGAATTTAATAAATGGAAATTAGGCAATAAATAA
- a CDS encoding flagellar hook-basal body protein encodes MNRTMITATNTLGQLQKQMDMIGHNLSNADTNGYKRRDATFSEMLVQQVKNQSVDKFETGRLTPLGVREGNGAKLSQAQLILNQGSLKATGRSLDFALTNDRQFFKVLSQDEDSSAVRYTRDGAFSASPVGNGEMMLVNGSGLPVLDENDNYITFSEDATSFQLGDNGVLTVTDSGGGEERFNLGVVTVEKSQFLQQYGGNLLGFADNLDQLGVTEDEVVTNVTGGARTDISMVQSSLEGSNVDISKEMTDMLSVQRSYQFQARSISLADQMMGLVNGIR; translated from the coding sequence ATGAATCGGACGATGATTACAGCAACCAACACATTGGGCCAATTGCAGAAACAAATGGATATGATTGGTCATAATCTTTCGAACGCAGATACAAACGGATACAAGCGCCGGGATGCAACATTTTCCGAAATGCTTGTGCAGCAGGTGAAAAATCAAAGCGTAGACAAATTCGAAACAGGCAGGCTCACCCCTCTGGGAGTCCGGGAAGGGAACGGTGCCAAGCTTTCACAGGCCCAGCTGATCTTGAATCAAGGGTCGCTGAAAGCTACAGGCCGTTCGTTGGACTTTGCTTTGACCAACGATCGTCAGTTCTTCAAGGTGCTGTCTCAAGATGAGGACTCGAGTGCCGTGCGCTATACGAGGGACGGAGCATTCTCAGCGAGTCCTGTCGGGAACGGGGAAATGATGCTCGTGAACGGAAGCGGGCTGCCGGTTCTGGATGAGAATGATAACTATATTACGTTTTCTGAGGACGCCACTTCCTTTCAGCTTGGAGATAACGGGGTTCTGACTGTTACGGATTCCGGCGGCGGGGAAGAACGCTTTAACCTAGGCGTTGTGACCGTTGAGAAATCTCAATTTCTTCAGCAGTATGGCGGGAATCTTTTAGGATTTGCAGACAACCTTGATCAACTGGGCGTCACGGAAGATGAAGTCGTGACCAACGTGACGGGTGGAGCACGAACGGATATTTCCATGGTTCAGAGTTCATTAGAAGGTTCGAACGTGGATATCAGCAAAGAAATGACGGACATGCTGAGTGTCCAACGATCATATCAATTCCAGGCGCGATCGATCTCCCTTGCAGATCAAATGATGGGCCTTGTAAATGGGATACGCTAA
- the fabZ gene encoding 3-hydroxyacyl-ACP dehydratase FabZ — protein sequence MLDINEIKEIIPHRYPFLLVDRILEVEEGKKAIGIKNVTANEEFFNGHFPDYPVMPGVLIVEALAQVGAVAMLKVEDNRGRLAFFTGIDKCRFKRQVKPGDQLRLEVEMIRFKGPIGKGKGVATVDGEVACELEMMFALGDK from the coding sequence ATGCTTGATATTAATGAGATTAAAGAGATTATTCCCCATCGTTATCCGTTTTTGCTTGTGGATCGGATTTTAGAAGTGGAGGAAGGCAAGAAGGCAATCGGGATCAAGAATGTGACGGCAAATGAGGAGTTTTTCAATGGTCACTTTCCTGATTACCCTGTCATGCCGGGTGTACTGATCGTCGAGGCGCTGGCTCAGGTAGGGGCCGTGGCAATGCTGAAGGTGGAGGATAACCGCGGACGTCTTGCGTTCTTCACAGGCATCGACAAATGCCGTTTCAAGCGTCAGGTGAAGCCTGGTGATCAGCTCCGACTCGAAGTGGAGATGATCCGCTTTAAAGGACCGATCGGTAAAGGAAAAGGTGTTGCAACCGTTGATGGTGAAGTTGCTTGTGAGTTAGAGATGATGTTTGCTCTTGGGGATAAGTAG
- a CDS encoding single-stranded DNA-binding protein, translated as MINQVTLVGRLTKDPEARKTMEGKSVLSVTIAVNRPYKNQQGQIDADFVLCTIWDRAAENTEKYCRKGSVVGVTGRIQTRYFENDQGKRTYITEVVAENIRFLDSKQASPVTPEPSKKEPIELPF; from the coding sequence GTGATCAACCAAGTGACCCTGGTGGGAAGGCTGACAAAAGACCCGGAAGCGAGAAAAACGATGGAAGGAAAATCAGTACTTAGCGTGACGATTGCCGTGAACCGGCCATATAAAAACCAGCAAGGTCAGATCGATGCCGACTTTGTACTCTGTACGATATGGGACCGTGCAGCGGAAAATACTGAGAAATACTGCAGGAAGGGTTCCGTCGTCGGGGTGACGGGACGCATCCAAACGCGATACTTTGAAAATGATCAAGGAAAGCGCACCTATATCACAGAAGTCGTCGCTGAAAACATCCGGTTCCTGGACAGTAAGCAGGCGTCCCCGGTGACACCTGAACCAAGTAAGAAGGAACCAATCGAGTTGCCGTTCTAA
- a CDS encoding YwpF-like family protein — MKTFKVISLQVVEDEELHDFELVDGLIINKEDGQKTWLVETYMSNEYIDFFQKAQQSKNDLEIQVVISHAANDPAAFMTSIRCIKEMDDHISIMFEGKLKKQRNEYAEILLDDLVQKGYSGDELIREFREKMVSKPRIPATAKPSV; from the coding sequence ATGAAAACCTTTAAAGTGATTTCCCTTCAAGTAGTGGAGGACGAGGAACTGCATGACTTTGAGCTTGTGGACGGTCTGATCATCAACAAAGAAGACGGTCAGAAAACATGGCTTGTCGAAACCTATATGTCGAATGAATACATCGACTTTTTCCAAAAGGCTCAGCAAAGTAAAAATGATTTGGAAATCCAGGTCGTGATTTCCCATGCAGCCAATGATCCCGCCGCCTTCATGACATCCATCCGTTGCATCAAGGAAATGGATGACCATATCAGCATTATGTTTGAAGGGAAACTGAAGAAACAGCGGAATGAGTATGCAGAGATCCTGCTTGATGACCTCGTACAAAAAGGGTATTCCGGGGATGAACTTATTCGTGAGTTCCGTGAGAAAATGGTGTCTAAGCCAAGAATTCCGGCAACGGCAAAGCCGAGCGTTTGA
- a CDS encoding DNA-directed RNA polymerase subunit beta: protein MSEKELLQEKVTRESVKTEKKAKQKDETKPSRWVRVRMLPIWLRILLFILLLAGSLALGAVIGFAGIGNGNAADVFKAETWQHIIDIVVKK, encoded by the coding sequence ATGAGTGAAAAAGAGCTACTGCAAGAAAAAGTGACAAGAGAATCAGTGAAAACAGAAAAAAAGGCAAAGCAAAAGGACGAAACCAAGCCATCACGCTGGGTGCGTGTTCGCATGCTTCCCATCTGGCTCAGAATCCTTCTGTTCATCCTTCTTCTTGCAGGAAGCCTTGCACTTGGTGCCGTCATCGGCTTCGCAGGCATCGGCAACGGAAACGCAGCCGACGTCTTCAAAGCAGAAACCTGGCAGCATATCATTGATATCGTAGTGAAGAAATAA